A genomic region of Haliotis asinina isolate JCU_RB_2024 chromosome 1, JCU_Hal_asi_v2, whole genome shotgun sequence contains the following coding sequences:
- the LOC137273048 gene encoding streptococcal hemagglutinin-like → MTPTNLVNAQDKTTPTGFVNSQDEASTTSLVNAEDKAYPSSFVNTQDETSPSSFVSTQDETSPSSFVNTQDETSPSSFVNTQDETSPSSFVNTQDETSPSSFVSTQDETSPSSFVNTQDETSPSSFVSTQDETSPSSFVNTQDETSPSSFVNTQDETSPSSFVSTQDETSPSSFVNTQDETSPSSFVSTQDETSPSSFVNTQDETSPSSFVNTQDETSPSSFVNTQDETSPSSFVSTQDETSPSSFVNTQDETSPSSFVSTQDETSPSSFVNTQDETSPSSFVNTQDETSPSSFVNTQDETSPSSFVSTQDETSPSTFVNTQDETSPSSFVNTQHETSPSSFVSTQDETSPSSFINTQDETSPSSFVIT, encoded by the coding sequence ATGACACCCACTAACCTCGTGAACGCACAGGATAAAACAACACCCACCGGCTTCGTTAACTCACAGGATGAAGCATCAACCACTAGCCTCGTCAACGCAGAGGATAAGGCATATCCCTCTAGCTTCGTCAACACACAAGATGAAACATCACCCTCTAGCTTCGTCAGCACCCAAGATGAAACATCACCCTCTAGCTTCGTCAACACACAAGATGAAACATCACCCTCTAGCTTCGTCAACACACAAGATGAAACATCACCTTCTAGCTTCGTCAACACACAAGATGAAACATCACCCTCTAGCTTCGTCAGCACCCAAGATGAAACATCACCTTCTAGCTTCGTCAACACACAAGATGAAACATCACCCTCTAGCTTCGTCAGCACCCAAGATGAAACATCACCCTCTAGCTTCGTCAACACACAAGATGAAACATCACCCTCTAGCTTCGTCAACACACAAGATGAAACATCACCCTCTAGCTTCGTCAGCACCCAAGATGAAACATCACCTTCTAGCTTCGTCAACACACAAGATGAAACATCACCCTCTAGCTTCGTCAGCACCCAAGATGAAACATCACCCTCTAGCTTCGTCAACACACAAGATGAAACATCACCCTCTAGCTTCGTCAACACACAAGATGAAACATCACCCTCTAGCTTCGTCAACACACAAGATGAAACATCACCCTCTAGCTTCGTCAGCACCCAAGATGAAACATCACCTTCTAGCTTCGTCAACACACAAGATGAAACATCACCCTCTAGCTTCGTCAGCACCCAAGATGAAACATCACCCTCTAGCTTCGTCAACACACAAGATGAAACATCACCCTCTAGCTTCGTCAACACACAAGATGAAACATCACCCTCTAGCTTCGTCAACACACAAGATGAAACATCACCCTCTAGCTTCGTCAGCACCCAAGATGAAACATCACCCTCTACCTTCGTCAACACACAAGATGAAACATCACCCTCTAGCTTcgtcaacacacaacatgaaacATCACCCTCTAGCTTCGTCAGCACCCAAGATGAAACATCACCCTCTAGCTTCATAAATACACAAGATGAAACATCACCCTCTAGCTTCGTCATCACGTAA